The genomic window GGCCTTCAGCTTCGCGCCGAACTCCGGGCAGCTCTGGAGGGCACCGTTGAGGTGCGGGGCGTCCATGCCGGAGACGACCACGCCGCGGAGCTTCGGCGGCGGGTAGAGGCCCGGCACGTTCAGGGAGACGACCGACCTGCCCGCGTCGGACAGGAGCTTCCAGACGGTCGGCACGCGGACGCGTCCCGAGTGATTGACCTTCATCCGGCCCGCCGCGGCGTCGTAATAACGGTGGTCGAAGACGCCATGGCGCGGCGGGTTGCAGCCCGTCATCATGGTCGTCCAGGCCGCCGTCGTCACCGGCGGGATGATCGAGCGGAGCGTGCCGTGCGCGGCGTCCTTGAGCAGGGCGTCGAGGTTCGGCATCAGGCCGCGGCGACGCATCGGATCCAGGACCGTCCAGGTGGCTCCGTCGAGCCCCAGGACGAGGAGACGTTCGATTGGCTTCCGCATGGATCGATCCCTCAGCAGCCCCTGCTGATCCTACGAGGGGGACGAGGCCCCCATCTCGATGCCCTCGATTCGACCCGGACGCTCAGCCGGCCTGGGCCAGGGGCCTCTCGCCCTCGCCGAGGTCGATCGCGAAGTCCGCCTTGTAGTAGCCGGAGACCTGGTTCCGCTCTCCCCGGGAGCGGTAGACCTGCGACACGGCCCGTCGGACCTTCACCCTGAAGGGTAGGGCGGACTCGGCCTCGCGGAGCCAGGACCGATAGGCCGAGACGAGCCGATCCAGGCGCCCCGCGGCGTCGGCCGGGGCGGGCGGCTTGATGCCGACGGCCATCACCGAGTGCGGGAAGGAGGCATGCCCCTGATAGCCCGAGACCCTCGCCGCATACGGGGCCATCATCCGCCGGAGGCAGCTCGGGGTCATCCGCCAGTAGTCGTCGGGATAGCCGTGGATCCGGAAATTGAGCGGGGTCGTGATCACGAAGACCCCGCCCGGCTTGAGGATGCGCCAGACCTCGTCGAAGGCGCGGTGGACCTTGAACACGTGCTCGAACGTCTCGATGCACAGCACCGTCCCGGCCGAGCCGTCCGGCAGGCTGATCGCCGTGACGTCCTCGACGCGGTCGACGCCCGGCCCGGGCCGCATGTCGCACCCGACGTAGTCCTTCCCGGGGAAGAAGGCACGCAAGTTCGCGTACCCTTCCTGCCCCTCGACCTGGTACGACCCGAACTCGAAGACGGGCCCCGGG from Aquisphaera giovannonii includes these protein-coding regions:
- a CDS encoding methyltransferase domain-containing protein, coding for MRDHNKAFCRLAAETIDCPGPVFEFGSYQVEGQEGYANLRAFFPGKDYVGCDMRPGPGVDRVEDVTAISLPDGSAGTVLCIETFEHVFKVHRAFDEVWRILKPGGVFVITTPLNFRIHGYPDDYWRMTPSCLRRMMAPYAARVSGYQGHASFPHSVMAVGIKPPAPADAAGRLDRLVSAYRSWLREAESALPFRVKVRRAVSQVYRSRGERNQVSGYYKADFAIDLGEGERPLAQAG